From Piliocolobus tephrosceles isolate RC106 chromosome 16, ASM277652v3, whole genome shotgun sequence, the proteins below share one genomic window:
- the MNT gene encoding max-binding protein MNT isoform X1, whose amino-acid sequence MSIETLLEAARFLEWQAQQQQRAREEQERLRLEREREQEQKKANSLARLAHALPVEEPRIEAPPLPLSPPAPPPAPPPPLATPAPLTVIPIPVVTNSPQPLPPPPPLPAAAQPLPLAPRQPALVSTPGLSIKEPAPLPSRPQVPTPAPLLPDSKTTVPPTGSPKPLQPLPTPILTIAPHPGVQPQLAPQQPPPPTLGTLKLAPAEEVKSSEQKKRPGGIGTREVHNKLEKNRRAHLKECFETLKRNIPNVDDKKTSNLSVLRTALRYIQSLKRKEKEYEHEMERLAREKIATQQRLAELKHELSQWMDVLEIDRVLRQTGQPEDDQASTSTASEGEDNIDEDMEEDRAGLGPPKLSHRPQPELLKSTLPPPSTTPAPLPPHPHPHPHSVALSPAHLPVQQQQPQQKTPLPAPPPPPAAPAQTLVPAPAHLVATAGGGSTVIAHTATTHASVIQTVNHVLQGPGGKHIAHIAPSAPSPAVQLAPATPPIGHITVHPATLNHVAHLGSQLPLYPQPVAVSQPVAVSHIAHTLSHQQVNGTAGLGPPATVMAKPAVGAQVVHHPQLVGQTVLNPVTMVTMPSFPVSTLKLA is encoded by the exons ATGAGCATAGAGACGCTACTGGAGGCGGCCCGCTTCCTGGAATGGCAAGCGCAGCAACAACAGAGAGCACGTG AGGAGCAGGAGCGGCTTCGCTTGGAGCGGGAGCGGGAGCAGGAGCAGAAGAAGGCCAATAGCCTGGCCAGGCTGGCACATGCCCTACCTGTGGAGGAACCCCGCATTGAGGCACCACCCCTGCCTCTGTCTCCGCCGGCTCCCCCGcccgcacccccacccccacttgcCACCCCTGCCCCACTGACTGTCATTCCTATTCCTGTGGTGACCAACTCCCCTCAGccactacccccacccccacccttgcCCGCGGCAGCCCAGCCTCTGCCCCTGGCGCCTCGTCAGCCGGCCCTGGTTAGCACCCCTGGACTCAGCATTAAGGAGCCTGCCCCCCTGCCCAGCAGGCCGCAGGTGCCCACCCCTGCGCCCCTACTGCCGGACTCGAAGACCACCGTTCCACCCACGGGCAGCCCCAAGCCTTTGCAGCCCCTCCCCACGCCGATCCTGACCATAGCACCACACCCTGGAGTCCAGCCGCAGCTGGCCCCCCAGCAGCCGCCCCCACCCACCCTTGGGACCCTGAAGTTGGCACCAGCTGAAGAAGTCAAATCCAGTGAACAGAAGAAGAGGCCAGGGGG GATCGGAACCAGAGAAGTCCACAACAAATTGGAGAagaacag GAGGGCCCATCTGAAGGAGTGCTTTGAGACCCTGAAGCGGAACATCCCCAACGTGGATGACAAGAAGACGTCCAATCTGAGCGTGCTGCGGACGGCGCTGCGGTACATCCAG TCcctgaagaggaaggagaaggaataCGAGCATGAGATGGAGCGGCTGGCGCGAGAGAAGATTGCCACGCAACAGCGGCTGGCAGAGCTCAAGCACGAGCTGAGCCAGTGGATGGACGTGCTGGAGATTGACCGCGTGCTGCGGCAGACGGGCCAGCCCGAGGATGACCAGGCCTCCACCTCCACCGCCTCTG AGGGTGAGGACAACATAGACGAGGATATGGAGGAGGACCGGGCGGGCCTGGGCCCACCTAAGCTGAGCCATCGTCCCCAGCCGGAGCTGCTGAAGTCCACCCTGCCACCCCCCAGCACCACCCCTGCGCCTCTGCCTCCACACCCGCACCCTCACCCCCACTCCGTGGCCCTGTCTCCTGCCCACCTACCcgtgcagcagcagcagccacagcagaAGACCCCTCTGccagcccctcctcccccaccGGCTGCCCCTGCCCAGACACTGGTGCCAGCTCCGGCCCATCTGGTGGCAACGGCTGGGGGTGGCTCCACGGTCATCGCCCACACAGCCACCACTCACGCTTCAGTCATCCAGACTGTGAACCACGTTCTGCAGGGGCCAGGCGGCAAGCACATCGCCCACATCGCCCCCTCGGCCCCCAGCCCTGCTGTGCAGCTGGCGCCTGCCACACCCCCCATTGGGCACATCACAGTGCACCCTGCCACCCTCAACCATGTGGCCCACTTGGGCTCCCAGCTGCCCTTGTACCCGCAGCCCGTGGCCGTGAGCCAGCCCGTGGCAGTAAGCCACATCGCCCACACCCTCTCGCACCAGCAAGTGAACGGCACAGCCGGCCTGGGGCCCCCGGCTACTGTCATGGCGAAGCCGGCCGTGGGGGCTCAGGTGGTGCACCACCCCCAGCTGGTGGGCCAGACCGTGCTCAACCCTGTGACCATGGTCACCATGCCCTCCTTCCCAGTCAGCACGCTCAAGCTGGCTTGA
- the MNT gene encoding max-binding protein MNT isoform X2 — MRWAWRTGRAGAAAADEEQERLRLEREREQEQKKANSLARLAHALPVEEPRIEAPPLPLSPPAPPPAPPPPLATPAPLTVIPIPVVTNSPQPLPPPPPLPAAAQPLPLAPRQPALVSTPGLSIKEPAPLPSRPQVPTPAPLLPDSKTTVPPTGSPKPLQPLPTPILTIAPHPGVQPQLAPQQPPPPTLGTLKLAPAEEVKSSEQKKRPGGIGTREVHNKLEKNRRAHLKECFETLKRNIPNVDDKKTSNLSVLRTALRYIQSLKRKEKEYEHEMERLAREKIATQQRLAELKHELSQWMDVLEIDRVLRQTGQPEDDQASTSTASEGEDNIDEDMEEDRAGLGPPKLSHRPQPELLKSTLPPPSTTPAPLPPHPHPHPHSVALSPAHLPVQQQQPQQKTPLPAPPPPPAAPAQTLVPAPAHLVATAGGGSTVIAHTATTHASVIQTVNHVLQGPGGKHIAHIAPSAPSPAVQLAPATPPIGHITVHPATLNHVAHLGSQLPLYPQPVAVSQPVAVSHIAHTLSHQQVNGTAGLGPPATVMAKPAVGAQVVHHPQLVGQTVLNPVTMVTMPSFPVSTLKLA, encoded by the exons ATGCGTTGGGCCTGGAGGACAGGACGTGCTggcgctgctgctgctgatg AGGAGCAGGAGCGGCTTCGCTTGGAGCGGGAGCGGGAGCAGGAGCAGAAGAAGGCCAATAGCCTGGCCAGGCTGGCACATGCCCTACCTGTGGAGGAACCCCGCATTGAGGCACCACCCCTGCCTCTGTCTCCGCCGGCTCCCCCGcccgcacccccacccccacttgcCACCCCTGCCCCACTGACTGTCATTCCTATTCCTGTGGTGACCAACTCCCCTCAGccactacccccacccccacccttgcCCGCGGCAGCCCAGCCTCTGCCCCTGGCGCCTCGTCAGCCGGCCCTGGTTAGCACCCCTGGACTCAGCATTAAGGAGCCTGCCCCCCTGCCCAGCAGGCCGCAGGTGCCCACCCCTGCGCCCCTACTGCCGGACTCGAAGACCACCGTTCCACCCACGGGCAGCCCCAAGCCTTTGCAGCCCCTCCCCACGCCGATCCTGACCATAGCACCACACCCTGGAGTCCAGCCGCAGCTGGCCCCCCAGCAGCCGCCCCCACCCACCCTTGGGACCCTGAAGTTGGCACCAGCTGAAGAAGTCAAATCCAGTGAACAGAAGAAGAGGCCAGGGGG GATCGGAACCAGAGAAGTCCACAACAAATTGGAGAagaacag GAGGGCCCATCTGAAGGAGTGCTTTGAGACCCTGAAGCGGAACATCCCCAACGTGGATGACAAGAAGACGTCCAATCTGAGCGTGCTGCGGACGGCGCTGCGGTACATCCAG TCcctgaagaggaaggagaaggaataCGAGCATGAGATGGAGCGGCTGGCGCGAGAGAAGATTGCCACGCAACAGCGGCTGGCAGAGCTCAAGCACGAGCTGAGCCAGTGGATGGACGTGCTGGAGATTGACCGCGTGCTGCGGCAGACGGGCCAGCCCGAGGATGACCAGGCCTCCACCTCCACCGCCTCTG AGGGTGAGGACAACATAGACGAGGATATGGAGGAGGACCGGGCGGGCCTGGGCCCACCTAAGCTGAGCCATCGTCCCCAGCCGGAGCTGCTGAAGTCCACCCTGCCACCCCCCAGCACCACCCCTGCGCCTCTGCCTCCACACCCGCACCCTCACCCCCACTCCGTGGCCCTGTCTCCTGCCCACCTACCcgtgcagcagcagcagccacagcagaAGACCCCTCTGccagcccctcctcccccaccGGCTGCCCCTGCCCAGACACTGGTGCCAGCTCCGGCCCATCTGGTGGCAACGGCTGGGGGTGGCTCCACGGTCATCGCCCACACAGCCACCACTCACGCTTCAGTCATCCAGACTGTGAACCACGTTCTGCAGGGGCCAGGCGGCAAGCACATCGCCCACATCGCCCCCTCGGCCCCCAGCCCTGCTGTGCAGCTGGCGCCTGCCACACCCCCCATTGGGCACATCACAGTGCACCCTGCCACCCTCAACCATGTGGCCCACTTGGGCTCCCAGCTGCCCTTGTACCCGCAGCCCGTGGCCGTGAGCCAGCCCGTGGCAGTAAGCCACATCGCCCACACCCTCTCGCACCAGCAAGTGAACGGCACAGCCGGCCTGGGGCCCCCGGCTACTGTCATGGCGAAGCCGGCCGTGGGGGCTCAGGTGGTGCACCACCCCCAGCTGGTGGGCCAGACCGTGCTCAACCCTGTGACCATGGTCACCATGCCCTCCTTCCCAGTCAGCACGCTCAAGCTGGCTTGA